From Desulfatibacillum aliphaticivorans DSM 15576, a single genomic window includes:
- a CDS encoding alpha/beta fold hydrolase — translation METKHHTLKDGRILAYAEFGKPDGVPVFYAHGGPGSRLEGALFHAKALERGYRFIATDRPGMGESTFLENRKLLDYPKDLEELADALNIRKFGVMGWSGGGAHTTVCAYALQERLLFNITCAGYTNFSELPSAEKYLESKADQVAVGLSKSHPRLFKMFFDLMNFSEKVAPEATYDAFMKKLCPSDKEISAQPEFKALFLNDQREAFKQGAQGVTTDAAVHYVDWGFSLSEIQCRLHVFHGTADHMVPFEFGLNLEQNVPDCILHRLEDQGHLFPYKYMDAIFDAADEEIKG, via the coding sequence ATGGAAACAAAGCATCACACCTTGAAAGACGGGAGAATCCTGGCCTATGCCGAGTTTGGGAAACCGGACGGCGTCCCGGTGTTTTATGCTCACGGCGGCCCTGGGTCCCGCCTGGAAGGGGCCTTATTTCATGCCAAAGCCCTGGAACGGGGGTATCGTTTTATCGCCACGGATCGCCCGGGCATGGGAGAGTCGACATTCCTGGAAAACCGAAAGCTGCTGGACTATCCAAAAGACCTTGAAGAACTTGCCGACGCCTTGAATATCAGGAAGTTCGGCGTCATGGGATGGTCGGGAGGGGGCGCCCACACCACGGTTTGCGCGTATGCTTTGCAGGAGCGCCTGCTCTTTAATATTACCTGCGCAGGTTATACGAATTTTTCGGAACTGCCCAGCGCGGAAAAATACCTGGAGTCCAAGGCGGATCAGGTTGCCGTCGGCCTGTCCAAATCCCACCCCCGCCTGTTTAAAATGTTTTTTGACTTGATGAATTTCAGCGAAAAAGTCGCCCCGGAAGCAACCTATGACGCCTTTATGAAAAAACTGTGCCCCAGCGATAAGGAAATATCCGCGCAGCCGGAATTTAAGGCATTGTTTCTTAACGATCAGCGCGAGGCCTTCAAGCAGGGGGCGCAAGGCGTTACCACGGACGCGGCGGTCCACTATGTGGACTGGGGATTTTCCCTGTCCGAAATACAATGCAGGCTGCATGTGTTTCACGGGACGGCGGACCACATGGTTCCTTTTGAATTCGGTTTGAACCTGGAGCAAAATGTTCCGGACTGCATCCTCCACAGGCTGGAAGATCAGGGGCATTTGTTCCCCTACAAATACATGGATGCTATTTTTGACGCTGCGGACGAAGAAATCAAGGGATGA
- a CDS encoding glycogen synthase, protein MVKDAKKPRVLIVTPEVTYLPPGMGNMANYFRAKAGGLADVSAALVSALFKQGADVHVALPDFRTVFYSGVGPVMRKELSTIRSNMPEDRIHLAEDRAFFYQSGVYSNYPQENFKISLAFQREVINHIIPQVQPDLIHCNDWMTGLIPGQARWMGIPCLFTIHNIHTEKYTLEQIEDRGVDAASFWQGLFYERPPENYEESRNNNKVDFLTSGVFGAHFVNTVSQTFLMEIIEGQHHFIQEPIKQELANKWHADCATGILNAPDPSYNPATDKSLPAAYGPDDHVHGKLENKRYIQQNLGLLQDDNAPIFFWPSRLDPVQKGCQLLADIMYDVISKYWDNNLQIVVVANGEYQKVFRDIVLHHGFEERVAVQNFDERLSRIAFAASDFVLMPSSFEPCGLPQMIGAIYGSLPVAHDTGGLHDTVWQMNTQQNKGNGFLYRFQDTHGLWWAIDRAMDFYFLSPEVREAQVARVMRHGKENFNHEVNARAYIDLYEKMLHRPLIGGGGGKKSSQSSSDGETES, encoded by the coding sequence ATGGTTAAAGACGCAAAAAAGCCCAGGGTTTTAATTGTAACCCCCGAAGTGACTTACCTGCCCCCTGGAATGGGGAACATGGCCAACTATTTTCGCGCCAAGGCCGGGGGCCTGGCCGACGTTTCGGCGGCTCTGGTTTCGGCCCTGTTCAAGCAAGGCGCGGACGTGCATGTAGCCCTGCCGGATTTCCGCACCGTGTTTTACTCGGGCGTGGGGCCTGTCATGCGCAAGGAATTAAGCACCATCCGCAGCAACATGCCCGAAGACCGCATTCATCTGGCGGAAGACCGCGCTTTTTTTTACCAAAGCGGCGTGTATTCCAACTATCCCCAGGAAAATTTTAAAATCTCCCTGGCTTTTCAACGGGAGGTCATCAACCATATCATCCCCCAAGTGCAACCGGACCTGATCCATTGCAACGACTGGATGACCGGCCTCATCCCGGGCCAGGCGCGGTGGATGGGCATTCCCTGTTTGTTCACCATCCATAATATCCATACGGAAAAATACACCCTGGAACAGATCGAGGATCGGGGTGTGGACGCGGCGTCCTTCTGGCAGGGATTGTTCTATGAGCGCCCGCCGGAAAATTACGAAGAAAGCCGCAATAACAACAAGGTGGACTTTTTGACCAGCGGCGTGTTCGGCGCTCACTTTGTAAACACGGTCAGTCAGACTTTTTTAATGGAAATCATCGAAGGGCAGCACCATTTCATCCAGGAGCCCATCAAGCAGGAACTGGCCAATAAATGGCATGCAGACTGCGCCACGGGCATATTGAACGCCCCGGACCCGTCGTACAATCCGGCGACGGACAAATCCCTGCCCGCCGCATACGGGCCGGACGACCACGTGCACGGCAAACTGGAGAATAAACGCTACATTCAGCAAAACCTGGGACTGCTTCAGGACGACAACGCTCCGATTTTCTTCTGGCCGTCCCGGCTGGACCCGGTTCAGAAAGGCTGCCAGCTTCTTGCGGACATCATGTACGACGTGATTTCCAAGTATTGGGACAACAATCTGCAGATCGTGGTGGTTGCCAACGGAGAGTATCAAAAGGTGTTCCGGGATATTGTGCTGCATCATGGCTTTGAGGAAAGGGTGGCCGTCCAGAATTTCGACGAAAGGCTATCCCGCATCGCCTTTGCGGCCTCGGACTTTGTGCTTATGCCGTCCAGCTTCGAGCCCTGCGGCCTGCCCCAGATGATCGGCGCCATATACGGGTCCCTGCCCGTGGCCCACGACACCGGCGGCCTGCATGATACGGTCTGGCAAATGAACACCCAGCAAAACAAGGGCAACGGCTTTTTGTACCGGTTTCAGGACACCCATGGCCTTTGGTGGGCCATTGACAGGGCCATGGACTTTTACTTTCTGTCTCCGGAAGTGCGGGAAGCCCAGGTCGCCCGGGTGATGCGTCACGGCAAGGAAAATTTCAATCACGAAGTCAACGCACGTGCGTATATCGACCTCTATGAAAAAATGCTCCATAGGCCGCTGATAGGCGGCGGGGGCGGAAAGAAATCCTCCCAGTCATCCTCTGATGGAGAAACCGAGTCATAA
- a CDS encoding alpha amylase C-terminal domain-containing protein, translated as MTKQGGPKEKAPGLVRSDPLLKPFLKDILRREDKIRAMHDRLVPKGKSLEEIASGHEFFGLHFQDGEWIFREWAPNADAVYLTGPFTEWREKESCRLQRIDGNGAWEIRLPRRALHHEDVYRLKIKWAWGEGDRIPAYARRVVQDWQTGIFNAQVWKPEKPYAWKHGDFIPEKPLLIYETHVGMAQEEPKVGCFNEFREKILPRIKKAGYNTLQVMALPEHPYYGSFGYQVSSFYAPSSRFGTPEELKELIDAAHGMGIAVVMDIIHSHAVSNEVEGLSCFDGTPYQYFHDGKRGTHPAWGSRCFDYSKPQVLHFLLSNCRYWLDEFRVDGFRFDGVTSMLYQDHGLGKAFTCYDDYYTENTDEDALVYLALANRLIHTLNPHAITVAEDVSGMPGLAMDESQGGYGFDYRFAMGVPDYWIKLLKVQRDEDWHMGRLWHELTNKRTDEKTISYAESHDQALVGDQTLIFRMLEDDMFWYMSLDRESLRVDRGMALHKMIRLITLATAGDGYLNFMGNEFGHPEWIDFPREGNDWSYHYARRQWSLMDAPNLRYGLLGRFDRDMIDMAKQSALPSGQAPIILREDEDRKILAFLSHGLVFAFNFHHTESYADCLIPAPAGAYSILLDTDRQAYGGHGRQDRDIQHFTQPGPKKGENYLSLYLPSRTALVLGMGK; from the coding sequence ATGACGAAACAAGGAGGCCCCAAGGAAAAGGCGCCCGGTCTGGTTCGTTCGGACCCGTTGCTCAAGCCTTTTCTGAAGGACATTCTCCGGCGCGAGGACAAAATCCGCGCCATGCACGACCGGCTTGTCCCTAAGGGAAAAAGCCTGGAGGAGATCGCCTCGGGCCATGAGTTTTTCGGGCTGCATTTCCAGGACGGCGAGTGGATCTTTCGGGAATGGGCGCCCAACGCCGACGCGGTGTATCTAACGGGGCCTTTCACAGAATGGCGGGAGAAGGAATCCTGCCGCCTTCAACGAATCGACGGAAACGGCGCGTGGGAAATCCGCCTGCCCCGGAGGGCATTGCACCATGAAGACGTCTATCGCCTGAAAATCAAGTGGGCCTGGGGCGAGGGAGACCGCATACCGGCCTACGCCCGCCGGGTGGTTCAGGACTGGCAAACCGGCATATTCAACGCCCAGGTCTGGAAGCCGGAAAAGCCCTACGCCTGGAAGCACGGGGATTTCATCCCGGAAAAGCCGTTGTTGATCTACGAGACCCACGTGGGCATGGCCCAGGAAGAGCCCAAGGTCGGCTGCTTCAACGAGTTTCGGGAAAAGATCCTGCCCCGGATTAAAAAGGCGGGCTACAACACCCTTCAGGTCATGGCCCTGCCCGAACACCCCTATTACGGGTCCTTCGGGTATCAGGTCTCCAGCTTTTATGCGCCCTCCTCCCGGTTCGGAACGCCCGAGGAGCTTAAGGAGTTGATCGACGCTGCCCACGGCATGGGGATCGCCGTGGTCATGGACATCATCCATTCCCACGCGGTTTCCAACGAGGTGGAGGGGCTTTCGTGCTTTGACGGCACGCCCTATCAATATTTTCACGACGGGAAGCGCGGAACTCACCCGGCGTGGGGATCGCGCTGCTTTGACTATTCCAAGCCCCAGGTGCTGCACTTTCTCCTGTCAAACTGCCGGTACTGGCTGGACGAGTTCCGCGTGGACGGATTCCGGTTCGACGGCGTCACCAGCATGCTGTATCAAGATCACGGCCTGGGCAAGGCTTTCACCTGCTACGACGATTATTATACCGAAAATACGGACGAAGACGCCCTGGTCTACCTGGCCCTGGCCAATCGCCTGATCCATACCCTGAATCCCCATGCCATCACCGTGGCCGAAGACGTCTCCGGCATGCCCGGCCTGGCCATGGACGAAAGCCAAGGCGGGTACGGCTTTGACTATCGCTTCGCCATGGGCGTGCCCGACTATTGGATCAAGCTCCTGAAGGTCCAGCGGGATGAAGACTGGCACATGGGAAGATTGTGGCACGAGCTCACCAACAAGCGGACCGACGAAAAAACCATCAGCTACGCCGAATCCCACGACCAGGCCCTGGTGGGCGACCAAACCCTCATTTTCCGTATGCTGGAAGACGATATGTTCTGGTACATGTCCCTGGATCGCGAAAGCCTCCGGGTGGACCGGGGCATGGCCCTGCATAAAATGATCCGGCTGATCACCCTGGCCACGGCCGGGGACGGGTATCTGAACTTCATGGGCAACGAATTCGGACACCCGGAATGGATCGACTTTCCCCGGGAAGGCAACGACTGGTCTTACCACTACGCCCGCCGGCAATGGAGCCTGATGGACGCGCCCAACCTGCGCTACGGCCTATTGGGGCGGTTTGATCGGGACATGATCGACATGGCGAAACAAAGCGCCCTGCCCTCGGGCCAGGCGCCGATCATCTTGCGAGAGGATGAAGACAGAAAAATCCTGGCTTTCTTAAGCCATGGTTTGGTTTTCGCCTTTAACTTCCATCACACGGAATCCTATGCGGATTGCTTGATCCCGGCTCCGGCCGGGGCTTATTCCATTCTCCTGGATACCGATCGCCAAGCCTACGGAGGCCACGGCAGGCAGGATCGGGACATCCAACACTTCACCCAGCCCGGCCCCAAAAAAGGCGAAAACTATTTAAGCCTCTATTTGCCATCTAGAACGGCGTTGGTTTTGGGGATGGGTAAATAA